CAGTAgtattttacactatttgagctTTCAGTTTCTTCTACCTTATCCAGATTGGATGCACAAGATACTCCTTCAATTTTAAATTGCATGGAGTACTAGTGTAGTTCATTAGAGAGTGTAGATTCTATGCAAATTTTATTTCCATACAGTCAAAGTGCTATACTAAGTTATGTAACTGTGTGTCAAAGTGGGGGCGTGAATTGTGATAAGAATTCAACAGCACTCTCCATCACATTTGGTACGATTTTTCTAGTAAGAAAATAACTTTCCTTCAATTTAAAATGTCAATTAAACCATCACATGAGATAATACAGAGAAGTATATATAGTGAAATAATATGAAGTTTAGTTTAGGAGACTTAAGCTCTATTTATTacaatgaagaaataaattataagaaataaGTAATTAACCCCAGACTATATCAACACGAATCCAAGGGccatttaaattattgaaaaaaggaaaatatattgAAGGACCAGACATGTCATTCGCAATCCAAATTGTGAACAGCCCTGGTTTCCAATTGAACAGTCATTGTACAGTTCATCTTTGCAGTCTTGCGCttcttcatcaccttcatcagTGTCACCTTACCTCTCAAACTCGCAAGACCAGTCAGTGTCAAATTCCCAGATTTTAGCTCATTGGTCAGTTTTGCACTATCTGTGACCCCATTGGAGCTAATGTCAATTGTGACATTAAACCTCTTGGTCTTCCTAGCATTGGCACGTCCCTTAATAATATCACCATCACCCACTATCACATCCCCATAAGTCACATTAGTAGTGGTATTATCAAACCTGAAATGGCCAAAATTCTTATTCTTCACTGCAATTTCAGCAATTAAATTCATGCTGAAGGTAGGAGAGCCTGTTGTATTATACTTGAGATTTTGGACCGTCACAGATGTTAGCCTTACGCTTGGAGTTTTGATGCGCATCACTGTCAATGCGAAAACAAGAATTATTATGGTCTGGAACACTACCCCAGCAATGATATATGCATAACATTTCATTTTTTGCATGTTCTTCAATTTCTGAGACTCCAACATGGCTGGATATATGTGGGATTGGTCTATAATTTCAAGGGTCTAACTAGGTGGTTCCTTTTTATGTTTGTAGTTGGATTGATGTAACGGGTTTAGTTTCTCTTATTATATATAGCAACTTGATGAACCAAGGACTTCCACATATCTTTGATATTCATGGAAAGTGAACATAATTAATGTGCAATACTTTTCTTACATATTGGCCGTGTTGAATATGAGAATTTTGGTATTGTCATTTGTCAATAGAGGAGCTTGGACGATATTAAAATTTGAACAATTAATGCTCCAAAAGAGCCTGTGATGTGAAATTTCCCTATTGATCCAACTCAGCAATCTAGAAACAAGTTCATCTAGATTGCTGAGCTGGACCAATAgggaaatttgtttttgaaaaggcCTGTGATTTGAATGGTGACTCGCGTCTAACCTCCTAAAGTCCAATTACCACGTCTTagtccaaaaataaaatcaagttgGCAAGGCTTGACTTACAGGTTCCAGTTTCCATCATGACTGCTAAGTTCATATATATGCCAAGACATGAAAACTAAGGGTCGACTTTGACAAACGTTGCTCAAATATCAATCTCccaattaatatataatatatatatatatatatatcagcttGTTTTTCTgaactttttgtttgtttgctggTTGATTTACTATTTGTATTGACTTTCTTTCTCACAACTAACATCAAAGCTATATGGAATCTAGTAAACCCATTCATTTCCTTGGTACTGACGTGACATTTCACATTTGGAGGGCTTACccgtttttttttcttttttggttaaaattggAGGATTTTCTGCATTGGTAGTGAAGTTTAACAAGTGAAATTGGgggagtttgaatgtttgatgCAATAATTGACTAATTGCCCAAATTGTTATTACGGCCATAAATGAATCAAAATGTTTAAGGATAATTTGCATTCCGCTTAAGAgaaatgtatttatatttgCTTATTTAGTAAATTAGTTAGGGTAATTATTGGGTACTCTCAGAGTACTATAATTGCATATTCTCCTCTCTCACATAAATGTAAattccattaattaaatttatagtatgatccacaattcatgtgagaggagaggagtacgcatttatagtactctcggagtatttaataattttccaattaaATAAGTCCAAGTCAAAGATTTTGctcaattatgaaataaaaagaaaaaaaaaatcaaccataGTACGTTTTCGTAAATAAGCTTAGTATACTTGTATAAAAGTATACTTTTATATGCTTAATATTAGATTATgtaagtttgtaaatttttctcaaaaaaatgtaagtttgtaaataagttaaaagataataaattattatttgtaatatattgataatatataaatagtctatttaatagtaaaaatgatATATAACTTTACACAATGTAATATTAGTGAATCTAGctttataaattcataaaagaaaatcattctaattaactcaaattatatcatatcaacTACGATTTAGTAATTAAGTCTTAGAATAGATTTGTGAAAGGGTAGAAAATTATAGATGTAATGTTTACTATATAtgagaaaagaataaattaatcaagtaacttgtaaacaaattcatttttttataggatAATGAACCAATCTTGAatatgtaatctaattttttgaatagCTTGAACTTGACTCTtcgtcaaaataaaattaaaataacaatcTCGAATTTTTAATACTTGGTCTGACGGTTACAACCTTACTTGTTATCATGTATAAAATATTCacttaattgaaaatttcaagCCATGCTTCTGTTCAATTAAGTCCTTTACATTCctttgtataataataataataataataaattaaaaataaaaggccGTATACGGTATTTGACAAAGAAATTGGCCGGCCAATTCAGGCAATGCTCCAGTTTAAGCCTAAAATGCATGTCATATACGTACGGTATTtgactttattcttttttttttttgagaagaaaggtATTTGACAATATTGACACTTAACTTCCCCCAAAAAAATTGGCCAACTAGCTTTTTTTCAActcctttttctttaattagaaaagaaaaatcgaTCAAGTTCCAAAAATTGATCGACCTTGAACGTAGATGAATCTCATGATTCTCATCACCATGACTAATCTTAC
This DNA window, taken from Quercus robur chromosome 2, dhQueRobu3.1, whole genome shotgun sequence, encodes the following:
- the LOC126706412 gene encoding uncharacterized protein LOC126706412, which gives rise to MLESQKLKNMQKMKCYAYIIAGVVFQTIIILVFALTVMRIKTPSVRLTSVTVQNLKYNTTGSPTFSMNLIAEIAVKNKNFGHFRFDNTTTNVTYGDVIVGDGDIIKGRANARKTKRFNVTIDISSNGVTDSAKLTNELKSGNLTLTGLASLRGKVTLMKVMKKRKTAKMNCTMTVQLETRAVHNLDCE